One window of the Thermodesulfomicrobium sp. WS genome contains the following:
- a CDS encoding bifunctional (p)ppGpp synthetase/guanosine-3',5'-bis(diphosphate) 3'-pyrophosphohydrolase has translation MIRISEILEKAGAYLSSADTALIQKAYVFSAAAHAGQMRLSGEPYLSHPLEVASILADLKLDAVTIAAGLLHDTVEDSGVTVERIAEEFGPETALIVDGVTKIGKMHFESREQAQAENIRKMILAMAEDIRVILVKLADRLHNIRTLDFQREERKKAIAQETLTIYAPLANRLGLYRIKVQLEDESLRYLRPDVYQQILDGIHNYRGKGETYIEKVCAIIENVLQENGISGRVKGRIKHIYSIFHKMEHRGLNLDQIFDLIAFRVIVDTVKDCYTVLGLVHSLWKPIPGKFKDYISMPKANMYQSLHTTVVGPEGERIEIQIRTEEMHRLAEFGVAAHWLYKEGGQVQDADRFSWLRQILDWQGDLKDSRDFLSTLRLDLFQDEVYVFTPKGQVKELPEGATPVDFAYAIHTQVGHHCAGAKVNGRIVPLNTPLKNGDTVEILTDPSRHPSRDWLQFVKSARARSRIKQWINTEERARSITLAKELLEKEGRRMGVNFARALKNGDLEPVAREFSLKTVDDLLSAVGYARITPRQVLTKLLPKEVLEAERKAQERPAPGPKKATEGVAIKGVDDVLVRFAQCCTPVPGDPIIGYISRGRGVTIHSQNCPNVANMEPERLLDVRWEGEEERPYPARMRILCRNQRGVLAEVSALLAKEGVNIDSGQFSSTPDGLTEMEFVVEVKNASHLYTAMDKLRRLASVREVVRLTTG, from the coding sequence ATGATTCGTATCTCCGAAATTCTCGAGAAGGCAGGCGCCTATCTTTCCAGCGCCGATACTGCCCTGATTCAGAAAGCATACGTCTTTTCCGCCGCCGCCCATGCCGGACAGATGCGGCTTTCCGGCGAACCATATCTTTCCCATCCCTTGGAAGTGGCGAGCATCCTTGCGGATCTCAAACTCGATGCCGTGACCATCGCTGCGGGGCTGCTTCACGATACTGTGGAGGATTCGGGCGTTACCGTGGAGCGCATCGCCGAGGAGTTCGGCCCGGAAACCGCCCTCATCGTGGATGGGGTGACCAAGATCGGCAAAATGCACTTCGAGTCCCGGGAGCAGGCCCAGGCCGAGAACATCCGCAAGATGATCCTGGCCATGGCCGAAGACATCCGCGTCATTTTGGTCAAGCTCGCCGATCGCCTGCACAATATCCGCACCCTGGATTTTCAGCGCGAAGAGCGCAAAAAAGCCATCGCCCAGGAAACCCTTACCATTTACGCCCCCCTTGCCAACCGCCTGGGACTCTACCGCATCAAGGTGCAGTTGGAGGACGAGAGCCTTCGGTACTTGCGCCCCGATGTGTACCAGCAGATCTTGGACGGAATTCACAATTACCGCGGCAAGGGCGAGACATACATTGAGAAAGTCTGTGCCATCATCGAAAATGTACTCCAAGAGAACGGCATTTCCGGAAGAGTCAAGGGGCGTATCAAACACATCTATTCCATATTTCACAAGATGGAGCATCGTGGGCTCAATCTTGATCAAATTTTCGATCTCATCGCCTTTCGTGTCATCGTCGATACTGTCAAGGATTGCTATACAGTTCTTGGTCTGGTCCATTCCCTCTGGAAGCCTATTCCTGGGAAGTTCAAAGATTATATCTCCATGCCCAAGGCCAATATGTACCAGAGCCTCCACACCACTGTGGTGGGGCCCGAAGGCGAGCGCATCGAGATCCAGATCCGCACCGAAGAGATGCACCGCTTGGCGGAATTCGGCGTGGCGGCCCATTGGTTGTACAAGGAAGGCGGTCAGGTCCAGGATGCGGATCGTTTCTCGTGGCTGCGCCAAATCCTCGATTGGCAGGGCGATCTCAAGGATTCCCGGGATTTTCTCTCCACCTTGCGTCTCGATCTCTTCCAGGACGAGGTCTACGTCTTCACCCCCAAAGGTCAGGTGAAGGAATTGCCGGAAGGCGCGACACCCGTGGATTTTGCCTACGCCATCCACACCCAGGTGGGCCACCACTGCGCCGGCGCCAAGGTCAACGGCCGTATCGTGCCTCTCAATACGCCGCTCAAAAACGGCGATACCGTCGAGATCCTTACCGATCCCAGCCGCCACCCCAGTCGGGACTGGCTCCAATTCGTCAAATCCGCCCGGGCGCGTTCGCGCATCAAGCAATGGATCAATACCGAAGAGCGGGCGCGCAGCATCACCTTGGCCAAGGAGCTCCTCGAAAAGGAAGGGCGCAGGATGGGGGTCAACTTTGCCCGCGCCCTGAAAAATGGCGACCTGGAGCCCGTGGCCCGGGAGTTTTCCTTGAAAACCGTGGACGATCTGCTTTCCGCGGTGGGCTATGCCCGGATCACACCGCGTCAGGTGCTCACCAAGCTCCTGCCCAAGGAGGTCCTGGAGGCCGAGCGCAAGGCCCAAGAGCGTCCGGCGCCGGGTCCGAAAAAGGCCACCGAGGGTGTGGCCATCAAGGGCGTGGACGACGTGCTCGTGCGCTTTGCCCAGTGCTGTACGCCCGTGCCGGGCGATCCCATCATCGGGTACATCAGCCGCGGTCGCGGGGTGACCATCCATTCCCAGAACTGCCCCAATGTGGCCAACATGGAACCGGAGCGGCTTTTGGACGTGCGCTGGGAGGGAGAGGAGGAGCGGCCGTATCCGGCGCGCATGCGCATCCTGTGCCGCAACCAGCGTGGTGTCCTCGCCGAAGTGAGCGCTTTGCTCGCCAAGGAGGGGGTGAACATCGACTCCGGTCAGTTCAGTTCCACCCCGGATGGTCTGACGGAAATGGAGTTTGTGGTGGAGGTGAAAAACGCCTCGCACCTCTATACCGCCATGGACAAGCTGCGGCGCCTGGCTTCGGTGCGGGAAGTGGTGCGCCTGACCACGGGGTAG
- a CDS encoding peptidylprolyl isomerase encodes MALADGTTVVVHYTGTLDDGTQFDSSRGREPLSVTLGQGMVIPGFEKALRSMNAVGDTCTTTIPYAEAYGPHHEEMVLTVPRQSFPSHIPAQVGEQIILRSPEGHEIPAAIVEVSEESVTIDANHPLAGQDLTFEIEVVRIDA; translated from the coding sequence ATGGCATTGGCAGACGGCACCACCGTGGTGGTCCACTACACCGGCACTCTGGACGACGGCACGCAATTCGATTCTTCCCGCGGGCGCGAACCCCTCTCGGTCACGCTCGGCCAAGGCATGGTCATCCCCGGCTTTGAAAAGGCCCTGCGGTCCATGAACGCCGTGGGCGACACCTGCACCACCACCATCCCCTACGCCGAGGCCTACGGCCCGCACCATGAGGAGATGGTCCTCACCGTACCCCGGCAGTCCTTCCCGAGCCACATCCCTGCCCAGGTGGGCGAGCAGATCATTCTGCGCTCTCCCGAAGGCCACGAAATCCCCGCGGCCATCGTGGAGGTGAGCGAGGAGTCCGTCACCATCGACGCCAACCATCCCCTGGCTGGCCAGGACCTGACCTTTGAAATCGAAGTGGTACGTATCGACGCCTAG
- a CDS encoding zinc dependent phospholipase C family protein translates to MIFFAFVLVAAAALFPSEALAWGPAAHLAIGNHILSSVELLPAHVATVLAAHPRAFLYGSLAADILVGKGSRSTPHHSHNWDVARRLLSHTTTPRLTAHAYGYLAHLAADVIAHNYFVPNMLGYSAGRGKLAHSYAEMLADAHIRIPSHQGSAIATLVFPEADTLLRQATCQRPVTFRLKKGIFQHGVRTLEHLYLAPLARRPRTATLARHSLDLALRLVWTTLTDPRHGAAMGHDPIGAERLFAIRHFHRRQRRFYDLHERGIIFPLAADLTSLEGRHESLDRFFAEHRPNHSRHRD, encoded by the coding sequence ATGATTTTCTTTGCCTTCGTTCTTGTGGCCGCCGCGGCCCTATTTCCCTCAGAGGCCCTGGCCTGGGGGCCGGCCGCCCACCTTGCCATCGGCAACCATATCCTTTCCTCCGTGGAGCTTCTTCCCGCGCACGTGGCCACAGTTCTGGCCGCCCATCCCCGGGCTTTTCTATACGGCTCCCTGGCGGCGGACATCCTCGTAGGCAAAGGCAGCCGCTCGACGCCCCACCACTCCCACAACTGGGACGTGGCGCGACGGCTCCTCAGTCACACGACCACGCCGCGTCTCACGGCCCACGCCTACGGGTATCTGGCCCATTTGGCCGCCGATGTCATTGCCCACAACTATTTCGTCCCCAACATGCTGGGATACTCGGCAGGCCGCGGCAAGCTCGCCCACTCCTATGCCGAAATGCTCGCAGACGCCCACATCCGCATCCCCAGTCACCAGGGCAGTGCCATCGCCACCCTCGTATTTCCCGAGGCCGACACACTGCTGCGCCAGGCCACCTGCCAGCGCCCGGTCACTTTTCGCCTGAAGAAAGGCATCTTCCAGCACGGGGTGCGCACCCTGGAACACCTCTATCTTGCACCACTGGCACGGCGTCCGCGCACCGCCACCCTGGCCCGGCACAGCCTTGACCTCGCCCTGCGCCTGGTATGGACAACCCTCACGGACCCACGGCATGGCGCGGCCATGGGGCACGACCCCATCGGTGCCGAACGCCTTTTCGCCATCCGCCATTTCCACCGCCGCCAGCGCCGCTTCTACGACCTGCACGAGCGGGGCATCATCTTTCCCCTGGCCGCAGACCTTACTTCCCTGGAGGGCCGCCATGAAAGCCTTGATCGATTTTTTGCAGAGCACCGCCCAAACCATTCGCGGCATCGAGACTGA
- a CDS encoding peptide chain release factor 3 has translation MSLAREIQQQAARRRTFAIISHPDAGKTTLTEKLLLYGGAIQMAGAVKSRKAARHATSDWMAMERERGISITTSVMQFHYADMVINLLDTPGHDDFSEDTYRVLTAVDAALLVIDSAKGVESQTKKLMEVCRLQRTPVITFINKLDRDGLPPLDLLADVEAHLGVETAPLSWPIGMGKLFRGTYSIAEKRLHLYSPTHGGRIQQGEVFEDVHDPRLDAILGPQADELRADLELLAGAGNPFHLDRYLAGQQTPVFFGSALNNFGVQELLDTFVRIAPPPQPRRTLTREVAPTEEAFSGFVFKIQANMDPAHRDRIAFVRICSGKFTRGMKLRHLRLGKDLAVHNALIFLAQDRSGVDVAYPGDIIGLHNHGTIKIGDTFTQGEELKFVGIPSFAPEHFRKVVLQSPLKAKQLHKGLIQLAEEGAVQVFRPLSSNDFILGAVGLLQFEVITARLADEYGVDATYQPTSWNVARWVHSNDAAELARFRREMQHSLAMDAEDNLAILVDSAWRLDYIAEKWPGIVFAATQEKRCI, from the coding sequence ATGTCCCTTGCCCGAGAAATCCAGCAGCAGGCCGCTCGCCGACGTACCTTTGCCATCATCAGCCATCCGGACGCCGGCAAAACCACCCTCACGGAAAAGCTCCTCCTCTACGGCGGGGCCATCCAGATGGCCGGGGCGGTGAAGTCGCGCAAGGCCGCCCGCCATGCCACCTCCGACTGGATGGCCATGGAGCGGGAACGCGGCATCTCCATCACCACCTCGGTGATGCAGTTCCACTACGCGGATATGGTGATCAATCTCCTCGACACCCCAGGACACGACGACTTCTCCGAGGATACCTACCGCGTGCTCACCGCCGTGGACGCGGCCCTGCTCGTCATCGACAGCGCCAAGGGCGTGGAGTCCCAAACCAAAAAACTCATGGAGGTGTGCCGCCTCCAACGCACCCCGGTCATCACCTTCATCAACAAATTGGACCGCGACGGCCTGCCGCCCCTCGACCTCCTGGCCGACGTGGAGGCCCACCTCGGGGTGGAAACTGCGCCGCTTTCCTGGCCCATCGGCATGGGCAAGCTCTTCCGCGGCACCTACAGCATCGCCGAAAAGCGCCTGCACCTCTACTCCCCCACCCATGGCGGCCGCATCCAGCAGGGAGAGGTGTTTGAAGATGTCCACGACCCGCGCCTGGACGCCATCCTCGGTCCCCAGGCCGACGAATTGCGCGCAGACCTGGAGCTCCTCGCCGGCGCAGGCAATCCCTTCCACCTGGACCGCTACCTCGCAGGACAACAGACGCCGGTATTTTTCGGCAGCGCCCTCAACAACTTCGGCGTGCAGGAACTCCTGGACACCTTCGTGCGCATCGCCCCGCCCCCGCAGCCGCGCCGCACCCTCACCCGGGAAGTGGCCCCCACCGAAGAGGCCTTCTCCGGCTTTGTCTTTAAGATTCAAGCCAACATGGACCCCGCCCACCGGGACCGCATCGCCTTTGTACGCATCTGCTCGGGGAAATTCACCCGGGGTATGAAGCTGCGCCACCTGCGCCTCGGCAAAGACCTCGCCGTCCATAACGCCCTCATCTTCCTCGCCCAGGATCGCAGCGGCGTGGACGTGGCCTATCCCGGCGACATCATTGGTTTACACAACCACGGCACCATCAAGATCGGCGACACCTTCACCCAGGGAGAAGAGCTCAAGTTCGTCGGGATCCCTAGCTTCGCGCCGGAGCACTTCCGCAAGGTGGTGCTCCAAAGCCCCCTCAAGGCCAAACAGCTCCACAAGGGGCTCATCCAATTGGCCGAAGAAGGGGCGGTGCAGGTCTTCCGGCCTTTGTCCTCCAACGACTTCATTCTGGGCGCAGTGGGGCTGCTCCAGTTCGAGGTCATCACCGCCCGACTGGCGGACGAATACGGCGTGGACGCCACCTATCAGCCGACTTCCTGGAACGTCGCCCGCTGGGTGCACAGCAACGATGCCGCCGAGCTTGCGCGCTTCCGGCGGGAGATGCAGCATTCGCTCGCCATGGATGCCGAAGACAACCTCGCCATACTGGTGGACAGCGCCTGGCGACTGGACTACATTGCCGAGAAGTGGCCCGGCATCGTCTTTGCCGCCACTCAGGAAAAACGCTGCATATGA
- the cimA gene encoding citramalate synthase — protein MIQIYDTTLRDGNQSEEISFSTDDKLRIATKLDELGVAYIEGGWPGANPKDKRFFQEIRQYALSHARIAAFGSTHAAKTSADKDTNLTELIASQAPALTIFGKTWDIHVTDALKIPLERNLELIAHSLRFLRPHAAELFYDAEHFFDGFKANPAYALACLRTAHEAGADVLVLCDTNGGCLPHEIAAAVDAVRRELPDAKLGIHTHNDSELAVANSIVAVQHGAIQVQGTINGYGERCGNANLCSVIANLELKLGMPCLPEGRLCRLTDTAEFVADVANLRSFARQPFTGKSAFTHKGGVHVAAVRKNPRTYEHIPPEAVGNRQRIVLSDQSGQSNILYKARQYGFELDKGDPFVLELLTELKNREDAGYEYAAAEASYELLVNRVLGRARTYFRIAAIRILDSLFTEDGEPFTEATVMLRVGGLLEHTAATGRGPVNAMDNALRKGLEKFYPALAEMQLLDFKVRVLSRPKNGNDTSGTASFVRVLIESGDRKARWTTVGVSYNIIEASRQALEDSINYKLFKDDQRKLTQAIREL, from the coding sequence ATGATCCAGATCTACGACACCACCCTGCGCGACGGCAATCAAAGCGAGGAGATCTCCTTCTCCACGGATGACAAGCTGCGCATCGCCACCAAGCTCGATGAACTCGGCGTGGCCTATATCGAAGGCGGTTGGCCTGGGGCAAACCCCAAAGACAAACGCTTTTTCCAAGAAATCCGCCAATATGCCCTAAGTCATGCCCGCATCGCTGCTTTTGGCTCCACCCATGCGGCCAAGACCTCCGCGGACAAAGACACCAACCTCACCGAACTCATCGCCAGCCAGGCCCCGGCACTCACCATCTTCGGCAAGACCTGGGACATCCACGTCACCGACGCCCTCAAGATACCGCTGGAGCGCAACTTGGAGCTCATTGCCCACTCGCTGCGCTTCCTGCGCCCCCATGCCGCGGAACTCTTCTACGACGCCGAGCATTTCTTCGACGGCTTCAAGGCCAATCCGGCCTACGCCCTCGCCTGCCTGCGCACCGCCCACGAAGCCGGGGCCGACGTGCTCGTGCTCTGCGACACCAACGGCGGCTGCCTGCCGCATGAAATCGCCGCGGCCGTGGATGCCGTGCGGCGTGAACTGCCGGACGCCAAGCTCGGCATCCACACCCACAACGACAGCGAGCTGGCCGTGGCCAACAGCATCGTGGCGGTGCAGCATGGGGCCATCCAGGTGCAGGGGACCATCAACGGCTATGGGGAACGCTGCGGCAATGCCAACCTCTGCTCGGTCATCGCCAATCTGGAACTCAAGCTGGGTATGCCCTGCCTGCCCGAAGGCCGGCTTTGCCGCCTCACGGACACCGCCGAATTCGTGGCGGACGTGGCCAACCTGCGCTCCTTTGCCCGCCAACCCTTTACCGGGAAGTCGGCCTTCACCCACAAGGGCGGCGTGCACGTGGCGGCAGTGCGGAAAAATCCCCGCACCTACGAACACATCCCCCCCGAGGCCGTGGGCAACCGCCAGCGCATCGTGCTTTCCGACCAATCAGGCCAGTCCAACATCCTCTACAAGGCCCGCCAATACGGGTTCGAGCTCGACAAAGGCGATCCCTTTGTCCTGGAGCTCCTCACCGAGCTCAAAAACCGCGAAGATGCGGGATACGAATACGCCGCCGCCGAGGCGTCCTACGAATTGCTCGTCAACCGCGTTCTCGGTCGGGCGAGAACGTATTTTCGCATCGCCGCCATCCGCATCCTCGACTCGCTCTTCACCGAAGACGGCGAGCCCTTTACCGAGGCCACAGTGATGCTTCGGGTGGGCGGCCTATTGGAGCACACCGCCGCCACCGGACGCGGCCCGGTCAACGCCATGGACAACGCCCTGCGCAAGGGTCTGGAGAAGTTCTACCCCGCCTTGGCGGAGATGCAGCTTCTCGATTTCAAGGTACGGGTCCTTTCCCGGCCCAAAAACGGAAACGACACCAGCGGCACGGCGTCTTTCGTGCGCGTGCTCATCGAATCCGGTGACCGCAAGGCGCGCTGGACCACGGTGGGCGTCTCCTACAACATCATTGAGGCCAGCCGCCAGGCCCTGGAAGACTCCATCAACTACAAGCTCTTCAAGGACGACCAGCGCAAGCTCACCCAGGCCATCCGAGAACTCTAA
- the nagZ gene encoding beta-N-acetylhexosaminidase, with amino-acid sequence MKRGRWWAWAVTGALLALILPARAGAETDLRTMLGQMLLVGFRGAEITEDAPIVRDIQAFHIGGVILFDRDVLSGGARNILSPAQVRTLTASLQAAASIPLFIGVDQEGGRVRRLREEHGFPALPSAWEMGQGTEAATRRWGERTGAMLADVGINLDFAPVVDVAVDPQSPAIGALGRSFAADPQAVARHALAFAQGLRSQGVLACLKHFPGHGSARTDSHLGITDVTATWSPAELIPYARILPTGVASCVMTGHLFVRSKDAAAPATLSAAIVTGMLRQELGFDGVVISDDLQMRAITDHFGLEEAAVRAVAAGVDMLLVGNNLQYAPDVVPRVVQALEAAVAAGRLSPQRIEASWRRIMHLKAELPAGGRGPEARTRLED; translated from the coding sequence ATGAAGAGAGGCAGGTGGTGGGCTTGGGCGGTGACGGGGGCGCTTTTGGCCTTGATTCTGCCGGCTCGGGCGGGGGCCGAGACGGATCTGCGCACCATGCTTGGCCAAATGCTTCTGGTAGGGTTCCGAGGGGCCGAGATCACCGAAGACGCGCCGATTGTGCGGGATATCCAGGCCTTTCATATCGGCGGGGTGATCCTTTTCGACCGGGACGTACTTTCTGGTGGCGCGCGCAATATCCTTTCCCCAGCGCAGGTGCGCACGCTGACCGCATCCTTGCAGGCGGCCGCGTCCATTCCGCTTTTCATCGGTGTGGATCAGGAGGGCGGCCGGGTACGGCGGCTGCGGGAGGAACATGGTTTCCCGGCGCTACCGTCCGCCTGGGAGATGGGCCAAGGGACTGAGGCCGCCACCCGCAGGTGGGGGGAGCGTACCGGCGCCATGCTGGCGGACGTGGGGATCAACCTCGATTTTGCCCCGGTGGTGGACGTGGCGGTGGACCCGCAAAGTCCGGCCATTGGGGCCTTGGGCCGCAGCTTTGCCGCAGACCCGCAGGCCGTGGCCCGCCACGCCCTGGCTTTTGCCCAGGGGCTGCGAAGTCAGGGGGTACTTGCCTGCCTCAAACACTTTCCCGGGCATGGCAGCGCCCGCACGGATTCGCACCTCGGCATCACCGACGTCACCGCCACCTGGAGCCCGGCCGAACTCATCCCCTATGCGCGCATCCTGCCCACAGGGGTGGCCTCATGCGTCATGACGGGCCATCTCTTTGTGCGCAGCAAGGACGCCGCCGCGCCGGCGACGCTTTCGGCCGCCATCGTCACCGGGATGTTGCGTCAAGAACTGGGGTTTGATGGCGTGGTCATCTCCGACGATCTGCAGATGCGGGCCATCACCGACCATTTCGGCCTGGAGGAAGCGGCCGTCCGGGCGGTGGCCGCTGGTGTGGACATGCTCCTGGTGGGCAACAACCTCCAGTACGCCCCCGATGTGGTCCCCCGCGTGGTACAGGCCCTGGAGGCCGCCGTGGCTGCGGGGCGTCTTTCTCCGCAGCGCATCGAGGCCTCGTGGCGGCGCATCATGCACCTGAAGGCGGAACTGCCTGCGGGCGGGCGCGGCCCGGAGGCGCGCACCCGCCTGGAGGATTAG
- a CDS encoding cytochrome ubiquinol oxidase subunit I has translation MNFPVWELNAAGGGLLVALIAIFHVYIAHFAVGGGLFLVTMEHWAYRTGDNHLLEYIKRHTKFFLIVTMVLGGITGVGIWFIISLLSPHATSILIHTFVFAWATEWVFFAGEIISLFLYFYLFGKIQRRLHLAIGWVYFVCGWMSLFMINGIIGFMLTPGDWLTTRNFWDGFFNPSFWPALVFRTAFALSLAGLYGLVTAAWEKDNAARERLVRLNALWLILPFAALLPSGWWYLQVIPEAQRLLILGGNPEIPRLFTTLYGVCALLVAGGLILAIRMPAQLKRSAAVALLVMGIASLGSFEWIREAGRRPYLIVGHLFSNGVLQDDVPMLSQGYLKASAWNQYADLTDPLAAGKELFRGQCAACHSIGGPLNDIRKLSASFGLMGMESLLTGMGKIYGYMPRFVGTAAERHALASYVASLTPRVEEPMLPRPALDQSIPAFSKETSEYVLLAWCTLGEKCISDCDAQFSLLPPGSTLMAQLVRRGPLPQLVSEGVELRYIAPPGHEHPSGQVDFWKYAKSLVGKELPADTSAKGLTPSGVMHLVEGQALFMANGIPALPYRDDGVIDPYPVWTVEARDAASGSLLASTQVVLPVSTEIGCKNCHGGTWRRQGAMGIAATTASDILARHDRRHQTKLMATAQAGAPVLCQSCHPDPLFGAKGNPDLLNLPAALHGFHVHYLADRPGAEPCHACHPTGPTSYSRCARGVHAQRGMTCVSCHGTLEDHALSLLRAEADAGKPKAKRLMQGVRPRSVDSVEAVQPRTPWKDEPDCLTCHQNFTRPQDKGISAFNTWARGEKELYRSRTDDAGLHCPVCHGPTHAEYPAQNPFASQRDAIQPLQYQGISAPIGARGNCAVCHTMDMEYEFHHENILANMAN, from the coding sequence ATGAACTTTCCAGTCTGGGAACTCAATGCAGCAGGCGGGGGACTGCTCGTAGCGCTCATTGCTATATTTCATGTCTACATCGCCCACTTTGCCGTAGGCGGCGGACTCTTTTTGGTGACGATGGAACACTGGGCGTACCGCACGGGCGACAACCATCTTTTGGAATACATCAAGCGGCATACCAAATTTTTCCTCATCGTTACCATGGTACTGGGAGGAATCACTGGAGTCGGCATTTGGTTCATCATATCGCTGCTCTCCCCCCATGCCACGAGCATTCTCATCCATACATTCGTTTTCGCCTGGGCCACGGAATGGGTCTTTTTTGCCGGCGAAATCATCTCTCTTTTTCTCTATTTCTATCTCTTCGGAAAGATCCAGCGCAGGCTGCACTTGGCCATTGGCTGGGTCTATTTTGTGTGCGGATGGATGTCGCTCTTCATGATCAACGGCATCATCGGCTTCATGCTCACGCCTGGAGACTGGCTGACCACCCGCAATTTCTGGGACGGATTCTTCAACCCGTCCTTCTGGCCGGCGCTGGTCTTCCGCACGGCCTTTGCGCTCTCGCTGGCCGGCCTCTACGGTCTGGTCACCGCGGCATGGGAAAAGGACAACGCCGCCCGTGAGCGCCTGGTGCGCCTCAACGCCCTCTGGCTCATCCTGCCCTTTGCCGCGCTGCTCCCGTCAGGATGGTGGTATCTCCAGGTCATCCCAGAGGCCCAACGGCTGCTCATCCTTGGCGGCAATCCAGAGATCCCGCGTCTCTTTACCACCTTGTACGGGGTCTGCGCCCTGCTCGTGGCCGGCGGCCTGATCCTGGCCATCCGCATGCCCGCGCAGCTCAAGCGTTCGGCGGCAGTGGCCCTGCTCGTTATGGGCATCGCCTCCCTGGGGAGCTTCGAATGGATCCGCGAGGCCGGACGCCGGCCGTATCTCATCGTCGGCCACCTCTTTTCCAACGGCGTGCTCCAAGACGATGTCCCGATGCTCTCCCAAGGCTACCTCAAGGCCTCGGCCTGGAACCAGTATGCGGATCTCACCGATCCTCTGGCCGCCGGAAAAGAGCTCTTCCGCGGGCAATGCGCCGCCTGTCACTCCATCGGCGGGCCGCTCAACGACATCCGCAAGCTCTCTGCCTCCTTCGGGCTTATGGGCATGGAGAGCCTGCTTACCGGCATGGGCAAGATCTACGGCTACATGCCGCGCTTTGTGGGCACCGCGGCCGAGCGCCACGCCCTGGCCAGTTATGTGGCGAGCCTCACCCCCCGGGTGGAGGAACCCATGCTGCCGCGGCCAGCCCTCGACCAATCCATCCCTGCGTTTTCCAAGGAAACGTCCGAATACGTGCTGCTTGCCTGGTGCACCTTGGGCGAAAAATGCATCTCCGATTGTGACGCCCAGTTTTCGCTCCTGCCGCCCGGAAGCACGCTCATGGCGCAGCTCGTGCGACGCGGCCCGCTACCGCAACTGGTCTCCGAAGGCGTCGAGTTGCGCTACATCGCGCCCCCAGGCCACGAGCACCCCAGCGGCCAGGTGGATTTTTGGAAGTACGCCAAGAGCCTGGTCGGCAAAGAGCTCCCTGCGGACACCAGCGCCAAGGGGCTCACTCCTTCCGGGGTGATGCACCTGGTGGAAGGGCAGGCGCTCTTTATGGCCAACGGCATCCCGGCCCTGCCGTACCGCGACGACGGCGTCATCGACCCGTATCCCGTGTGGACCGTGGAAGCCCGAGATGCGGCAAGCGGCTCGCTTCTGGCCTCCACCCAAGTGGTCCTGCCCGTATCCACGGAAATCGGCTGTAAAAACTGCCATGGCGGCACCTGGCGCCGGCAGGGGGCCATGGGCATTGCCGCCACCACAGCGTCGGACATCCTCGCCCGCCATGACCGCCGCCACCAGACCAAGCTCATGGCCACGGCCCAGGCCGGCGCCCCGGTCCTGTGCCAGAGCTGCCATCCGGATCCGCTCTTCGGCGCCAAGGGCAACCCCGATCTCCTCAACCTCCCGGCAGCCTTGCACGGCTTCCACGTCCACTACCTGGCGGACCGGCCTGGGGCCGAGCCCTGCCACGCCTGCCATCCCACCGGGCCCACCAGCTATAGCCGCTGCGCCCGCGGCGTCCACGCCCAACGCGGGATGACCTGCGTCTCCTGCCACGGCACCCTGGAAGACCACGCCCTTTCGCTCCTTCGTGCCGAGGCCGACGCCGGCAAACCCAAGGCCAAGCGTCTCATGCAAGGCGTGCGCCCCCGGAGCGTGGATTCGGTGGAGGCCGTCCAACCGCGCACGCCCTGGAAAGACGAGCCCGATTGCCTCACCTGCCACCAGAACTTCACCCGCCCGCAGGACAAAGGGATCTCGGCGTTCAACACCTGGGCCCGAGGGGAAAAGGAGCTCTATCGCAGCCGTACCGACGACGCGGGCCTGCACTGTCCGGTCTGCCACGGCCCCACGCACGCCGAATATCCGGCGCAAAACCCCTTCGCCAGCCAGCGGGACGCCATCCAGCCGCTGCAGTACCAAGGCATCTCCGCGCCCATCGGCGCCCGAGGCAATTGCGCCGTGTGCCATACCATGGACATGGAGTACGAATTCCACCACGAAAACATTCTGGCCAATATGGCCAACTAA